From Aegilops tauschii subsp. strangulata cultivar AL8/78 chromosome 5, Aet v6.0, whole genome shotgun sequence:
CTCTCCTGCTCACCTTGCTCCTGTCGTCTCCGTGGTACGTGCGGGGTGGCGTGTCGATCCCACCTACGGTGGCACTAGGCCGGTCGCCCCCCGTGCCCCTTCTGAGTCTCATGAATCCGACACAAACCAGTCAGCTCTGGCCTCACCTTTCACCCTCCATGGTTCCCGGCGCCAGCCTCTCATCATTTCCGACGATGATTCGGCCGCCTCGGATGACATGCATGCACCGCTTCTGCATGCCGCTTCAGACTCGCTAGACGTGGTGCATGCACTCCCTTCCGACACACATTCCCCGCCTGTCATACGCCCGGTTGCCTAGGTGGGTTCCGTGGTGCCACCTCGCCCGTGCACTAACATGTCTGTCGCTCCACTAGCCGTGGGCCCGCTGGTTCAGTCCAATGCCTCTGCGTTCTCTGCGGTCCTCACTCCTGCAGACGCAACTGCTGCGCCTCCCTCCTTCACTTTCACCGCGGGCGAGTCCTCCCGTGCGGCTGGTAAGCACTCTACCCCCCCCCATGCTCAATCAATCTAATCTCTCGCCCTCTGCTTCTCTGCCATTGACTGATGTAGCCTTGGACGCAGCCCTCCCCCTGCAGGACCTGGACACCCACGAGTGCATCATTCGCAAGGCGCGCCGCAAGTCAGAGCGCGATCAGTCCGTCTCCAAGGACAAGCTGCGGCGGAGTGCGCGGCTAGCTGGCAAGCAAGCCACCTACTCCCCCATGCTTGCTAAAGCCATCAAGGACAAGGCTGCTCGCCTCTCCGCTGCGGATGTCGACACGGCCATTGGCCGTGCTATCCAGGAGGCACGCCTCCACGGGCCCGACGCCCCTCCTGCTTCCTTCGAGGACCTTGCTGCCATTGCTCTACTCTGCGGCGCTGACGACGAGTAGCTGGATGCCATCCTTGGATCCGAGGATGCTgcctctggtgatgacgccgctCCATGATCAGCTCTCCTCGCCACCTTGGAGTTACGGTGCGATCCCTGCCTCACCTAGCTCTTCTGCATGACGCTGTTAGATCGATGTTCTTTTGGTTTACGCTTCCTATGTCGCATGTACCAATGTTACTTCTGGCCTCAGCTGTAGCTTTTGAGACTGTATGTCAGCTGTATCCCGCTTCTATCTGTTGGTGTTCGAACGGTTTTAATGAGTAATGACGCCTTCCTAATCTGCTCTTGGAATGTACGAGGACTTGGTGATAACAACAAGTGCTCTGACGTGCTATCCGAACTAATCGCAACAAAACCGCACATTACACTCTTACAAGAATCAAAAATCGACTCTCTCTCCGACAGTAAAACAAAATCCTTCCTACCACGTCAGGCTGACTAAGTCTTCTCCTTGCCAGCTGTCGGAACAGCGGGTGGCACCATCTCGGTCGTCAACTCTGCGTCCTTCCAAGTTGTGTCCTTCTCCCATTTAACCTTCTCCTCCACACTAATCCTACAATCAACCGCGTGCGCCCACCACATTGCCATCACTAACATCTACGCCCCCTCCTCGCGCTCTCTCAAGTTAGCGTTCTTAGACGAACTCGTCTCAATCGCACAACCCGATGACACCCTCTGGCTCATCGCCGGTGACTTCAACCTTATCCGCTTCCCTTCCGAAAAAAATAACACCGCCTTCTGCCCCGCCGAAGCCAACGCGTTCAACCAAACTTTAGATAACCTAGCACTTATCGAATTTCCTTTACTGGACCGCAGGTTCACTTGGTCCAATAACCGTGCCACCCCCACCTTAGAACGGCTAGATCGCGTCTTCTTTAACCTTGCATGGGAAGATGCTTTCCCTAACACTTCCCTCTCCTCTTGATCTCGTTTTACGTCCGATCATGTTCCACTCCTCATCCACGTCACCACCTCCATCCCTCGATCCAATTTTTTCAAATTCGAAGTGGCCTGGGCCCACTCCCGGCCCTGCAGGGACATTGTTGCTCAAATTTGGGCTACACAACCCTCATCGCCAACCAATGCCACTGCCTCCCTCGTCTCCGCGCTAAAAAAATCTCGTGCCCGCCTTAAGATTTGGGCACGTTCTCGTATCCCCACCCACCTACGCGAGGCTCGCTGCCAAGCTGCAATCACCGCCCTAGACCTCGTTGAAGAAACTAGACCTCTATCTCAGCCAGAGTCGCTTACTCGCAAATTTATCATCTCCATACTCAAGAGTGCCATCCACGAGAAAATGACATGCTGGCGCTGGCGTGCCAAAGTCTCTCGCGCTATCCACGGCGGGGAAAATACCAAGTTTTTTCACATGTCAGCCTCTCAACGCCTTCGTAAGAACAAAATCTTCACCCTCACACATGACGGATCCGAATACTCTGCGCATCCTCAGAAAGTGGAAATTCTCAGAGACTTTTTTGTCTCTCTAATTGGCACCCCAGGCCTGACAACCTGGACCTTTGATCTAAAATCTATATACCCTCACACGGTGCCTGGACTCCACGCCCTCGATGCACCCTTCTCCGAAGAAGAAATTAAGCTTGCGTTTGTCACAATGAACCCCCAAGCCAGCTCGAGGCCGGATGGCTTTGGACCTACTTTCTATAGATCATTCTGGCCATTAGTCAAAAACATTGTTCTACCTTTCTTCTCACATTTCCACCAAGGTATCGCAGACACACAACGTCTAAACCGTTCCCACGTTGTCCTCCTCCCTAAGAAGGGTGCGCCGACCTCCCCTGACGCTTTTAGGCCCATCTCTCTGCAAAATTGCCCGATCAAAGCTGTTGCAAAAGTTATCACATCTCGTCTTAAACCATTCATTCCTAGGCTAGTTCATGGCAATCAAACCGGCTTCATTTCTGGTAGAAACATCGCTGAAAACTTTGTCTTCGCAACTGATCTCGTTAGCTCTTGCCACTCTCGCAAAAAAACCCACCATGGTATTCAAGTTGGACTTCCGAAAAGCTTTCGACTCTGTGGCATGGCCTGCTCTAGAAAAAATTCTGGCAGTATGGGGTTTCTCTACCACCTTCCGCCGGTGGATCCAAAACATCCTCCTCACAGGCAAAACGGCCATTCTCCTGAACGGGGTTCCGGACAAATGGATCCAATGCAAAAATGGTTTGAGACAGGGTGATCCATTCTCTCCCTACCTCTTTCTTATCATCACCGATCTCCTTCAACAACTCATTCTCCAAAACTCTGACCCTGCACTCCACCATCCCATCTTCTCCCACCTGCCTCCCACTGTCCTCCAATACGCCGATGACACGCTCATCGTTGCAGCCGCCTCCTCTGCCGCCGCCTCAACCCTCAAAAACATCCTAAACACCTTTGCACACGCCACCGGTCTCACCATCAACTTTGCTAAGACTACCCTAGCCACCCTACACACCGACGAAACCACGACTACTAACATCGCCCTCGCCATGGGATGCTCTTGCGCCTCCTTCCCGCAAACTTACCTAGGACTCCCCCTCGCACCCACCAGGCATCTCACTAATATCTTCAATCCACTGTTAGAACGAGCTAGGAAACTACTTTCTGGCTGGCGTGCCAAGCTTCTTGATAAAGGGGATCGGCTCATCCTCATCTCTTCAGTCCTGGATTCAATCCTCGTTTACTTCATGTCTGTGTTCCGCATCCCATAGAAAACAATCAAAACTCTGGATTCGTTGAGGAGGGCATTTTTTGGTCTGGAGAGGACGCTTGCTCAGGTGCTCGATGTCTTATTGCATGGAAAAATGTTTGCTTACCAAAAAAATACGGTGGTTTAGGGCTCAAAAACCTACATGTACAAAACAACTGCCTTCTCATGAAATTCATTGCCAAAGCTCTCTCCACTACACAAACACCTTGGCTAGAATGGTTAGATCTCCAACACCCTAATGCTCTAGTCTCCCCACCCCCGCAAACCTCTTTCCTTTGCCGCAAAATTTCACAGCAGCTCACTTCTCTACAAAATATAACCTTTGTGTTAACAAACAGTGGTTCACACACCTACTTTTGGTTAGATACCTGGTTGACTCCACAACCCTTGGCCATTACCTTCCCCCACTTATTCTCTCACTCCACTCTAAAGCTAGTTAAAGTGGCTAACATTCCGCGTTTCGGTATTCAAGCTAACCTTCGTAACCGTCTCTCTCTCACGGCAGAACAAGAACTTGTCTCGCTTGTGGCTGTTTTGCAGGACTTTATGCCTTCGGCAGGGGAAGACCAATGGTTCCTTCGACATGGCATTGCcttctccaccaagcatgcataCGCCGCCCTCATGGAGCAGCCAGATCACGGTCCTCATGCTCCGCTCATTTGGACCGCAAAGATTCCTCGGAAGCTCAAAGTCTTCGCTTGGCTGCTCTTCAAAGACCGCCTCAACACCAGGATCAACCTTGCACACAAGCATATAACCGCCTCAGATATATGCCCTCGGTGTGCGAGGATGCCAGAAGACTCCAGCCACCTGTTCATCACATGCCCTCTCGCCAATAGGATCTGGCAGCGTCTTGGCCTTCTGCCCCAGTCTGACGATATCATAGACCTCTGGGATGTCGCTATCCCTCCTCACCTCCCTACCTCCACATGGCCTTCGGTCCTCTTGGCCCTGCTGTGGATGATCTGGTCTGCTCGCAATGACATGGTATTTAGAACGATTGATCAAAGTTCTGTAATAACCCTTAGAAACCTTATTTCCGCTCTGGACTTCTGGTCTCATCGTCTTGTGCTCCCACAGGACAAGGAGGACGTCTTCTCGTGGCGCTCCTACCTCTCTGCACGGTGCACCGTGCCTATGTAATGTTGTACTTACTGCCTCGGCAGTCCTTTGAgtaatatattcaggtgggggagcccccccccccccccgggtgaTTCTCAATTTTTTTTATAGAAGTCAAAGAATAATTACAAGAGCCCTAGTGAGATGCGAACATCACCGCACAGATGGTACAATACCAACACCAACACCCTAACATACAAGGGCTACACTCTCACAAACGGATCTAGACCACCAACACCACCGAGTCCCGCATTCCTCTATTCTGCAGTATCGTCGAGGATCTAAGCCGTGAGTTGTGACGGTCATCTGTTTGGCAACGTTGTTGAAAACCCTTGCGTTTCGTTGCTCCCAAATGGCCCATGCCGCTCCGATGATGAATGAGTCGAAGCCTCGTTTTGCCCTACCATCGATCCGTTGTATTTGGTCGAGCCACCAAGTCGTCAAAGTCTGATCCGAGGTTGGGCACTGGATGTTGACTCTAAGCAGGTTGAAGCATGAGTGGCACACCTCTCTGGCGTACACGCAGTGAGTAAGAATATGGTCAACAACTCAACATTGTCTTTGTCTTGGGATATCTAAATTTGAGGTAATTCTCCAATCTTAAAGAAATTTCGACAACCATGTTGCAGAATAAGCTTTGCTGACGTCATCTATGCATCATTGGTAGTAATAGTAGACGTGGCAATTAAAATGATTTGCTTAAGCTATAAAAAATCCTGACCTTATCCAACTGGAGCGGCGTACGGTCATTCGCTACGCGCAGCTGCTTCGGATGAGCCCGTCGACCTTTGACTTTTCACCGTCGACTATAGTAGTACTAGCCATCACACACTTGTCTCCTCTCTCCATGTTCAACCTCTCACTGACGGTCTGACCCCACAGCGAAgtcagcctcctcctcctcggctgAACGAACGTAGCCACGCACGTACGTCAGCGCGCGCGTCGCGATCCACTGCCCAAGAGGCCAAGACCATCGAGAAGCAGCGAGGCTCCGCGTCCACACGTTTTCCTCCTGTGCTGAAAATGGGAAGATCAACGACGGATATCCATCCTCCTGGCGCCGCTCTGTCAACGACATCCGCACCGCGTAGCTTTCGATGTCTCCAGGGTGGTATATAACCGCCTCCCTTCGCTAGCACCTCCCGCCTCACTTCAATTTCAAGCACGTACGCCACCCTCTCTACACACACTGCAGCCATGGCCACTGCGAACCAAGACTGCGCCGCGACGTTCCAGTTCCACGACCATCGCGGAGGTCCGGCAGCGACGGAGCTCCACGGCCGGACGATCTCCTCCGAGCAGGAGCACGGCATCATCGTCGCCGCGCTGCGGCACGTCGTGTCCGGCTACACCACGGCGCCGCCGGAGGTCGTCGTGGCCGTGGCGTGCGGGCGGTGCGGCATCGACGGCTGCCTCGGGTGCGACTTCTTCGGGGCCACCGagccggaggcggaggcggcggccgtGCCCGTGGGAGCGGCGGGAGGGGGCCAGAGGAAGCGGCGGAGGAAGAAGAACGTCTACCGCGGCGTGCGGCAGCGGCCGTGGGGGAAGTGGGCGGCGGAGATCCGCGACCCGCGCC
This genomic window contains:
- the LOC109763236 gene encoding ethylene-responsive transcription factor ERF109, translated to MATANQDCAATFQFHDHRGGPAATELHGRTISSEQEHGIIVAALRHVVSGYTTAPPEVVVAVACGRCGIDGCLGCDFFGATEPEAEAAAVPVGAAGGGQRKRRRKKNVYRGVRQRPWGKWAAEIRDPRRAVRKWLGTFDTAEDAARAYDLAALEFRGPRARLNFPCSDEPLRVHGSGNGGDGDAGAAPQNETLTTPSPCSTDAGQRTPGQWQLAADGAGDQLWEGLQDLMTIDGEGPWFAPFSSPA